The nucleotide window TTGACACAACACCTACTACCAAAAAAGCAGCCCCATGATCATACCACAATATATGTATTAGGAAATCTATGTTATTTCCACGAACGTCCATTTGAAAAATCAGTTTTCCCAGAGATAATAAAAAGGAATACCAGTACatcacacgcaacacaaatgtataaaaGAGATACTCATTGACTACACAATGACGGGTTTCTACAAGAGTGACATTTGGAGACAAGTCACCAACATAAATAACATCATGCATGAGAACTGCACTTCAGCACCACGGACAGGGACAGCGCCACATAAGTACGAAGAAAGAGAAGATTTAAaagaatatgtatatatgaaagAATATTGTatctatatttgtatatatagataGGACAATGCCTACCTCAAAGGGGTCAAAAGAATCATGAAGCTCATCAGCAAAGTCACTTGGACTTTTCTTCAGCGTCTGCTCGGCTGGCAGCGTGTTGTCATTGTAAGAAGACACGAACTTGAAGTCGCTGGTCCTGGAACCTGTGGTCAAGTAGGCGTCGTAGTTGTAGCTGCTGCGTAAAGTTCCCATCGTGCCATCCACATCCGCATAGTTAGGTGGGAGATAGGCGCCAGGGATGGCCACCGCTCCGTCAAACAACAGTCGGGGCTTTTTCTTACGACAGAACCTCACACCCACCACAATAATGATAAAAGTCACAAAGAAGGTGGACACTGACGCCAGGGCGATGATCAGGTAGGACGTCAGTTTGGAGTTCTTCTCCTCGTAGGAAATATCCTTCAGTTCGGGTACCTCCGCCAGGTTGTCGGAAAGGAGCAGAAACATGGAGCAGGTGGCGGAGCGAGGGGGCTCACCGTTGTCTTTCACCGCCACTACCAGATTCTGCTTCATAATGTCCGTTTCCAGAACGTCCCTCTGGGTCCTGATCTCGCCAGTGTGGAGACCGATGGCGAAGAGTCCAGGTTCCGTGGCCTTGACGATGCGGTAGGAGAGCCAGGCGTTCTGGCCGGAGTCGGCGTCCACGGCGATGACCTTGGACACCACCGAGCCCCCCTGGGCCGCTTTGGGGACCAGCTCGGTCATGAAAGAGTTGCCCTCGGGAGCGGGGTAGAGGATCTGAGGAGCGTTGTCGTTGACGTCCGAGACCAGCACGCGGACGCTGACGTTGCTGCTGAGCGGAGGAGAACCGTTGTCTCTGGCCACCACGCCCACTTGAAACACCCGCAAGTGTTCGTAGTCAAATGACTTGACGGCATGGAGGACACCCGTGTCGCCATTGACGGACACGTAGGATGAGACCGGGGCACCATTGACCTCGCCGGCCAACAGGGAATAAATGATGCTGCCGTTCTGTCGCCAGTCTGGGTCTCGGGCGCGCACGGAGCACAAAGTGGAGCCGGCCTGGTTGTTTTCGCTCACGTGGGCAATGTAGGACTCTTCCTCAAAAATGGGTGCATTGTCATTGACGTCTGCGACGGACAAGTGGAGCGTTTTGGAGGAAGACAGAGGAGGAGAACCCTCGTCCGTGGCACTAATGGTAATGTTGTAATCGGAGACCAGTTCACGGTCCAGTTCTCCAGTGGTCACCAGAGAATAGTAGTTTGGAATAGAAGCCACTAACTTAAAGGGGACATTTTGCTGAATGGAACAGCGGACTTGTCCATTTTCCTCTGAGTCTCTGTCCTGCACATTAATGATGCCCACTTCCGTGCCAGGTGGCACATTCTCTGCCACTGAATTAGACATTGACTTTAAGTTTATAATAGGAGGGTTGTCATTGACATCACTAAGGTCCACAATTAATGTTGAATAAGATACTAGACCAAGACCATCCTTGGCACTTATTTGCATTTCGTAAGATTTCACTTTTTCAAAATCAACTACACCGGCCACCCTCACTTCTCCAGTTTTGGGATGTAGAGTGAAGACATCATCACTGCCATCAGATACATGGTCAATTGCAAAGGTGATTTCACTATTCAATCCTTCATCTGCATCACTTGCACTTACTGTGATCACCAAAGTATCAATGGCAGAGTTTTCAGGAATGCTAGCTTTATAGATTGACTGACTGAACACTGGCTCGTTATCATTAGCGTCCAGAACCGTGACGTGGATGAGGACGGTTCCTGATCTCTGAGGAGAGCCGCCATCAAAGGCAGTCAGCAAGAGCGTCATCTCGTTTTTATCCTCTCTGTCTAATTCTTTGTCCAACACCATTTCGCAGGACTTTCGTCCACCGGGTTTAGTATTAACATTTactttaaaatgatcattttgtTGTAAAGTGTAGCTTTGGACAGCATTTTCTCCAATGTCTGCATCATGCGCTTCTCCAAGACGAAAACGTGCACCCTTGGCGGCTAGTTCATGTATTTCAAATTTAAGTGAATCTTCATTAAACTGTGGTGAATTATCATTGACATCTAGAACACGAATATTTACACGGTGCAGTTCTAATGGGTTTTCCAAGACAAGTTGCTCTTTCAATACACACGATGCCTTTTTACCGCACAGCCCCTCTCTGTCGATCCTCTCCTGAACAATCAAGTCACCCGTGTTGAGATCTAAAccacagtgatgaacgtcgtgGTCCTCCGGGTCAACGCGTGCTTTGCGAGCGGAAAGCTGGCCCGCATTGAGTCCCAAATCCTTAGCAATGTTCCCAATGACAGATCCACGTTTCATCTCCTCTGGCACTGAATAGCTCATGTCGCCATTGCTTGGGTGgaggaaaaggaaaagaaaaaccaGGCTGTAGCCACACAGCGTACCTCCTTTGTTCTCCATGTGCAGTGAATCAACAAAACGTCTTTTTGCACCAAATCACCAACAAGAAAACGAATATCTCCCAGTTGATCCACAGTTTCCTGCACCGCAGTCGCGTTAAAAAGCCTCGAGCCGAGGGGAAAGGAGGCACAATAAAATGGGTTTGTGTGTCGACCAGTGGGTGGGAAAATTAAGTGTTTGTTCATGAGTACATACTGACATCTAGTGTACAAACTAGGTGATGGAACTGGATGAAACAAAATAACCAGAATGATCCCAATCAGGCAGGGGTTAAGATATTGTTTTGGTTGGAACTTCATTTGTTAAAGACAGCTGATTAATAAAGAAAGGTCATTTGAAAAGGTTTCAGCACCACGGGCAGAGATTAAGGTTGACgtgttcatatttttttggaaaaagggAGATGACCAAATTAAGCCACTATTGCTGCAAAATCAGTCACCAGGCTATCGAGGCGCCGTGCATTTACAAATAAGGAAAATTATTTTCTGACGTAGACTTTGCAGCGTGCTCTTGTTAGCCTACGTTGACCCGATGCCTTATCACTCCAGACGGTCTTCATTAAATTACATTCAGCGTAATGTCATGACGTGGTCATGTCGTATACAGCAACATAAAATCATGGTGTGAACTGAAGCCTGATGAATTATTTTGAGTTAAAGTCAATTATATATGAATTATAATATGGAATATATACAATAAAAGGACTGGAATTAAATGTAATCTACCTCAAGTGGCACCAGTGAATCGTGAAGGTCATCAATAAAGTCGCTTGCACTTTTCCTCAGCGTCTGATCGGAAGGCAATGTGTTCTCGTTATAGGAAGACACGAATTTGAAGTCACTGGTCCTGGAACCCGTGGTCAAGTAGGCGTCGTAGTTGTAGGCACTGCGTAAAGTTCCCATCGTGCCGTCAACATCCGCGTAGTTAGGTGGGAGGTAAGCGCCAGGGATGGCCACCGCTCCGTCAAACAACAGTCGGGGCTTTCTCCGGCGACAGACCCTCACGCCCACCACGATAATGATAAAAGTCACAAAGAAGGTGGACACTGAGGCCAGGGCGATGATCAGGTAGGACGTCAGTTTAGTATTCTTCTCCTCATAGGAGATGTCCTTCAGTTCGGGCACCTCTGCCAGGTTGTCGGAAAGGAGCAGAAACATGGAGCAGGTGGCGGAGCGAGGGGGCTCGCCGTTGTCTTTCACCGCCACCACCAGGTTCTGCTTCATCATGTCCGTTTCCAAAATGTCCCGCTGTGTCCTGATCTCTCCGCTGTGGAGACCGATGGCAAAGAGTCCAGGTTCCGTGGCCTTGACGATGCGGTAGGAGAGCCAGGCGTTCTGGCCGGAGTCGGCGTCCACGGCGATGACCTTGGACACCACTGAGCCCCCCTGGGCCGCTTTGGGGACCAGCTCGGTCATGAAGGAGTTGCCCTCGGGAGCGGGGTAGAGGATTTGAGGAGCGTTGTCGTTGATGTCCGAGACCAGCACGCGGACGCTGACGTTGCTGCTGAGTGGAGGAGAACCGTTGTCTCTGGCCACCACGCCCACTCGAAATGTCCGCAAATGTTCATAATCAAATGGCCTGACGGCATGAAGGACACCCGTATCTCCGTCGACGGACACATAGGAGGAGACTGGGACACCGTTGACCTCGCCGGCCAACAGAGAATAAACCACGCTGCCGTTCTGTCTCCAGTCGGGGTCTCGGGCACTGACTGAACACAAAGTAGAGCCCGCCTGGTTGTTCTCGCTCACGTGGGCACTGTAGGAATCTTCTTCAAAAACGGGTGCGTTGTCATTGACATCTGCTACAGACAAGTGAAGCGTTTTGGAGGAGGACAGAGGAGGAGAACCCTCGTCCGTGGCGCTAATGGTAATGTTGTAATCCGACACAAGTTCTCGATCCAGTTGTCCAGTGGTCACCAGAGAATAATAGTTTGGAATAGAAGCCACTAACTTAAAAGGCACATTTTGCTGAATAGAACAGCGGACCTGTCCGTTTTCTTCCGAGTCTCTGTCCTGTACATTAATGATGCCCACTTCCGTGCCAGGTGGCACGTTCTCCACCACTGGATTAGCCAGTGATTTTACATTAATGACCGGGGCGTTGTCGTTCACATCCACTATATCAATAATCAATTTAGCCTCAGAAGATAGACCATAACCGTCTTTAGCGCCAACCAAGAGTTCATGGCGCGAAGCATCTTCATAATCTAGCTGACCCACGAGCACAATTTCTCCCGTGTTCTCGTTCAGGGAAAACATGGCTCTTGCTTTATCAGAAAGTCTGCTGAACTCATATGTCACTTGTCCATTTATTCCTTCATCTGCATCTGAGGCACTTACTGTGAAAAGCGGCGTTTGTAGGGTCGCATCTTCCCTGACGGACGTCACGTAGACGTCCCGACTGAAAACCGGGGCGTTGTCGTTGGCATCGAGGACCACCACGTGTATGACTACCGTGCCCGATCTCTGAGGAGAACCACCGTCCACGGCAGTCAGCGACAATTTCATATCCTGCTGTTCTTCTCTGTCCAATTCCTTTTCCAAAATCAGCTCGCCATATTGACTGCCATCATTTGTCGTCTGGAGGCGAAACACAAAATTGGCATTTTCTTGCAAAACGTAGCTTTGAACGGAATTAGATCCTATATCCAaatcgtgggccgcattaatgcGATATTTGGCTCCTTTATAAGCCGACTCGCTTATTTCCAGTTTGACAAAATCTTTAGAGAAATGGGGGGAATTGTCGTTGACATCCTGAATGAGCAAAGAGAGCCGGTGCAATTCCAAAGGATTTTCAAGCAGCAGCTCGAATTTCAGAACGCAGGAAGGTCTTTCCCCGCAGTGCTCCTCACGGTCGATTCTCTCAGCCACCTCCAAATTCCCCGTGCGCAGGTTTATTCCACAATACACTTGGTTGTTCTTTTCCATGTCAACACGCGCCTTACGGGCAGCCATTTTGCCCACCTCCAGTCCCAGATCCTTGGCAATGTTTCCGATGACCGAGCCGCGTTTCAGCTCCTCTTGCACCGAGTAGCTGAGGTCTCCGCACGTAGATCCCagcagaacaaagagaaaagCAAAGCTCCATTGGCCAGCCATTTTCCACAAATGCGCCATTCTGACAGAGGGAATAAGTCCAGGGTCACAAATGTATCGACAGCACACTCGTTGGACTCGACTCCTGCTTTTGTCTCCTGATTTGAACGCTATTGCAGAGGACAGGATTTGAATGTGCGTCGAGCAAAATTAAAAACGCCTGCACTCCACTATGAATCTTCTGCTGGTCTATGGTGACACCGTGTGTCCAAATAAAACATTGCGATGGTAAAATACACACCAAAATGCCTCTTTTTTGGAAACTGGATACTACAAACTGTGGTACCTTTCCAGGCtcctttttatcaaatgaatgCGAGCCTCGCTTGCCTTCCAAGCCACAAACCAAATAGTGACACACTCAAGCTTTTCTATGAATCGTCtcaaaaaatactcaaaatgCTCTGATAATGCGTGCTAGGttattttaaaactttaaaaTCAGTTGAACAAATGCTTATGTTTGTGAAGTAATAAGTAAAGTTTATGTGGAAGTTTTAAGGTAAATTGAAAACTTGGATTTGCTTAATCAAGAGGAGAAAAGGCTTCAAACAACATGGGATGCCATCTGCGAAGATGTCAACTCCATCAACGGCTTACTtccatttaaaacaaatgcagTATCAACAAATTTGATGGTTGTTcataacacaaaagaaaaaaagaacattgcCATTTTTGTATTTCCAAGCACCATACTAAAGCCATTGGTAGATATTAGGAGATACATTTAAAGTTTGCAATGAAGGGAAAGCAAGTAAAGTTTTCCCTAACTCCGAAAAACATACCAATGAAAACCTGCAATATCCAACACCAAGGTCAGAGATTCCAAGCAAACAGCACTAATATGGAATTGTACAAAAAACTAGAGTACTATGGCAGTAGTGGTTTTCTTTCTACATTAAAGAATACATTCATAAACAACACAGCTATctgataaaaacaacaactaatatTTTGTTCAAAAGCATGTGATGCAATGTGGACAACCGATTAGTTGTGTTTCGTTTAACTCATATGTTGTATTTGAACTCACCAGGGTTGCATAAAATGATTCCATCTACTGAGACGGATGCAAATAAAACTCAAACCTACGCGAATAATTGTGAGGGATGAATGGACGTGACATAACTGTGTTTTTTTGACAGATCAGAGGGAGCTAGAGCACCCCGAAAAGACCAACATAGCCACATGGAGAATACGCAAACTACACAGGAGTAGGCTACAACCAATGCTGGTGgactaacaaaaataaaaaaataaaaattgacaaAACCACAAATACGGTTTAAAGAGCCAAACTCACCTTTACCATATAGTAGCAAATtaggaaagaaggaaaagaGCAAAACGTTTGACAGAACGGTGTATTGATCCGTCACTGATGTTTTGTGAACTTCTCAAAAGAGGTTCATTAGTACTACAGttacaaaatgaacacaaaaaggACTCAATAGATGCTTGGCTGAGgtaataagatttttttctcctaaagcAAAGTATGGGTGGTGATTGAAAATGTTGACTGACTGTGCGTGcagagaaaataattaaaaaatattaaaagtagCCTTCAGATGCCTACCTCCAACGGGTCAAAAGAATCATGGAGCTCGTCAACAAAGTCACTGGGACTTTTCTTCAGCGTCTGCTCGGCAGGCAATGTGTTGTCGTTGTAGGAAGACACGAATTTGAAGTCGCTGGTCCTGGAACCTGTAGTCAGGTAAGCATCGTAGTTGTAGGTGCTGCGTAAAGTTCCCATCGTGCCGTCCACGTCGGCGTAATTAGGTGGGAGGTAGCCGCCTGGGATGGCCACCGCTCCGTCAAACAACAGTCGGGGCTTTCTCCGGCGACAGACCCTCACGCCCACCACGATAATGATAAAAGTCACAAAGAAGGTGGACACAGATGCCAGAGCGATGATCAGGTAGGAGGTCAGTTTGGAGTTCTTCTCCTCATAGGAGATGTCCTTCAGTTCAGGCACCTCTGCCAGGTTGTCGGACAGAAGCAGAAACATGGAGCAGGTGGCGGAGCGAGGGGGCTCGCCGTTGTCTTTCACTGCCACCACCAGATTCTGCTTCATCATGTCCGTTTCCAATATGTCCCTCTGGGTCCGGATCTCACCGGTGTGGAGACCGATGGCAAAAAGTCCAGGTTCCGTGGCCTTGACGATGCGATAAGAGAGCCAGGCATTCTGGCCGGAGTCGGCATCCACGGCGATGACCTTTGACACCACCGAGCCCCCCTGGGCCGCTTTGGGGACCAGCTCGGTCATGAAGGAGTTGCCCTCAGGTGCGGGGTAGAGGATTTGAGGAGCGTTGTCGTTGACGTCCGAAACCAGTACGCGGACGCTGACGTTGCTGCTGAGCGGAGGAGAACCGTTGTCTCGGGCCACCACGCCCACTCCAAAAGTCCTCAAGTGTTCATAGTCAAACGACCTGACGGCGTGGAGGACGCCCGTGTCGCCGTTGACAGATACGTAGGAGGAGACCGGGACTCCGTTGACCTCGCCGGCCATCAGAGAATAAACCACACTGCCGTTCTGTCTCCAGTCGGGGTCTCGGGCGCGGACGGAGCACAAAATGGAGCCCGCCTGGTTGTTTTCGCTCACGTGGGCGATGTAGGACTCTTCCTCAAAAATGGGTGCGTTGTCATTGACGTCTGCTACAGACAAGTGGAGAGTTTTGGAGGAGGACAGTGGAGGGGAACCCTCGTCCGTGGCGCTGATGGTAATGTTGTAATCGGAGACTAGTTCTCGGTCCAGTTCTCCAGTGGTGACCAGAGAATAATGGTTTGGAATGGAAGCCACTAACTTAAAGGGGACGTTTTGCTGAATGGAACAGCGTACTTGTCCATTTTCTTCCGAGTCTCTGTCCTGCACGTTGATTATGCCCACCTCTGTGCCAGGCGGCACATTCTCTGCCACTGAATTCGACATTGACTTTAAATTTAGAATAGGGGGGTTGTCATTGACATCACTAAGGTCAACAATTAATGTTGAATAAGATACTAGACCAAGGCCATCCTTAGCACTTATTTGCATTTCGTATGATTTCACTTTTTCATAATCAACCACACCAGACACCCTCACTTCTCCAGTTTTGGGATGTAAAGTAAAGACATCATCACTGCCATCAGATAGATGGTCAATTGCAAAGGTTATTTCACTATGTAACCCTTCATCTGCATCACTTGCACTTACTGTGATCACCAAAGAATCAATGGGAGAATTTTCAGGGAGGCTCGCTTTATAGAGTGACTGACTGAACACTGGCTCGTTATCATTAGCGTCCAGAACCGTGAGGTGGATGAGGACGGTTCCTGATCTCTGAGGAGAGCCGCCATCAAAGGCAGTCAGCAAGAGTGTCATCTCATTTTTATCCTCTCTGTCCAATTCTTTGTCCAACACCATTTCACAAGACTTTCGTCCACCAGGTTTactattaatatttaatttaaaatggttATTCTGCTGTAAAGTGTAGCTTTGGACAGCATTTTCTCCTATATCGGCATCATGCGCCTCTCCAAGACGAAAACGTGCACCTTTTACTGCTGATTCGTGGATTTCTAATTTGAGCGAGTCTTCATTAAACAGCGGTGAATTATCATTGACATCCAGAACACGAATATTTACACGGTGCAGTTCTAATGGGTTTTCCAGGAGAAGTtgctctttcaaaacacacaatGCCTTTTTACCGCACAGCCCCTCTCGGTCGATCCTCTCCTGAACAATCAATTCACCCGTGTCGAGATCTAAAccacagtgatgaacgtcgtgGTCCTCCGGGTCAACGCGTGCTTTGCGAGCGGAAAGCTGGCCCGCATTGAGTCCCAAATCCTTAGCAATATTCCCAATGACAGATCCACGTTTCATCTCCTCAGGCACCGAGTAGCTCATGTCGCCATTGCTGGGGTGGAGGAAAAGGAAAAGCAAAACCAGGCCATAGCCACACGGCACAGCTCCTTTGTTCCCCATTCCACGGAAGGTATTGACAAAATCAGCTGAAATTTGGTGAGAAATGTATGATGGCGTAAATATAATCCTTCGTGTATATCCAGAGCTTCACGGAGCGCCTCCACAAGCAGACTTTAAGACACGCATTCGCAAAACTACAATCTGATTTGCATGTCGACGTCAATGAAAGGCAATTTTGTGGCTGTTGTTCATGAGTGGATACTGACCTCTAGGGTCCATTTAAAGACATAACCTCTGAATATGACAGAACGCCCATCCCTGTCTACTGAATAAGAATAGTATATAGTAGTTCACCTTTTAGGCTTTCAGTCTACCAAACGATCCTCTATTTTATAACATGCATTATACCTATTAAAAATGATGTCTTCATCAAGAGTAGGCTTGAAATTAACTACCAAGCGCAAAATGATCATTGATATTCCAAAATGCaaatcttaaaaatgacatgtcTGTATTGAAAATACGAGTTTCAGCACCatagacagagacgcaggcactGCCATTGAAAGCAGAGGATCAGTGGAACTTGATTCAAAAAGAATGAAGCCCAAATCCTTCAAGAAAAATCAACCCTTATGAGTGGAGATTACAAACACGCTCCCAAAGGAAAACCTAGATAATATGGTagtaaaaaatcatttaaaaaatggaatgacCAAATATTTGAAGGAAAGCATCTGCAAAAGCGCTTGAAAGAACTTAATGCCGCAAAAAAAGCTCTAATTTTACAAATAGTTATTACTGAGACACACACATGGTTGATATAATGTGCTTGATAAACAAAGGAGAGCATCTTAGATTCCAAATAAGAAAGCTGCCTACCTCCAACGGGTCAAAAGAATCATGGAGCTCGTCAACAAAGTCGCTTGGACTTTTCTTCAGCGTCTGCTCGGCAGGCAACGTGTTGTCGTTGTAGGAAGACACAAATTTGAAGTCGCTGGTCCTGGAACCTGTGGTCAAGTACGCGTCATAGTTGTAGGTGCTGCGTAAAGTTCCCATCGTGCCGTCCACGTCGGCGTAGTTGGGAGGGAGGTAGGCGCCAGGGATGGCCACCGCTCCGTCAAACAACAGTCGGGGCTTTCTCCGGCGACAGACCCTCACGCCCACCACAATAAGGATGAAGGTCACAAAAAAGGTGGAGACTGACGCCAGGGCAATAATCAGGTAGGAGGTAAGTTTGGAGTTCTTCTCCTCGTAGGAAATGTCCTTCAGTTCGGGCACCTCTGCCAGATTGTCGGAAAGGAGCAGAAACATGGAGCAGGTGGCGGAGCGAGGGGGCTCGCCGTTGTCTTTCACCGCCACCACCAGGTTCTGCTTCATCATGTCCGTTTCCATAATATCCCTCTGGGTCCTGATCTCTCCGCTGTGGAGACCGATGGCAAAAAGTCCAGGTTCCGTGGCCTTGACGATGTGGTAGGACAGCCAGGCGTTCTGCCCGGAGTCGGCATCCACGGCGATGACCTTGGACACCACCGAGCCCCCCTGGGCCGCTTTGGGGACCAGCTCGGTCATGAAGGAGTTGCCCTCGGGAGCGGGGTAGAGGATCTGAGGAGCATTGTCATTGACGTCCGAGACCAAGACGCGGACGCTGACGTTGCTGCTGAGCGGAGGAGAACCGTTGTCCCGGGCCACTACGCCCACTTGAAACGTCCTCAAGTGTTCGTAGTCGAACGGCCTGACAGCGTGGAGGACGCCCGTATCGCCGTCGACAGACACGTAGGAGGAGACCGGGGCACCGTTGACCTCGCCGGTTAACAGAGAATAAATGATGCTGCCGTTCTGTCTCCAGTCGGGGTCTTGGGCGTGGACGGAGCACAAAGTGGAGCCCGCCTGGTTGTTCTCGCTCACGTGTGCAGTGTAGgacttttcttcaaaaatgggaGCATTGTCATTGACATCTGCTACAGACAAGTGAAGAGTTTTGGAGGAGGACAGAGGAGGAGAACCCTCGTCCGTGGCACTTATGGTAATATTGTAATCAGAGACCAGTTCACGGTCCAGTTGTCCAGTGGTGACCAGAGAATAATAGTTTGGAATAGAAGCCACTAACTTAAAGGGGACATTTTGCTGAACAGAGCAGCGGACTTGTCCATTTTCTTCCGAGTCTCGGTCCTGCACAT belongs to Stigmatopora argus isolate UIUO_Sarg chromosome 9, RoL_Sarg_1.0, whole genome shotgun sequence and includes:
- the LOC144082739 gene encoding protocadherin beta-15-like, with the protein product MGNKGAVPCGYGLVLLFLFLHPSNGDMSYSVPEEMKRGSVIGNIAKDLGLNAGQLSARKARVDPEDHDVHHCGLDLDTGELIVQERIDREGLCGKKALCVLKEQLLLENPLELHRVNIRVLDVNDNSPLFNEDSLKLEIHESAVKGARFRLGEAHDADIGENAVQSYTLQQNNHFKLNINSKPGGRKSCEMVLDKELDREDKNEMTLLLTAFDGGSPQRSGTVLIHLTVLDANDNEPVFSQSLYKASLPENSPIDSLVITVSASDADEGLHSEITFAIDHLSDGSDDVFTLHPKTGEVRVSGVVDYEKVKSYEMQISAKDGLGLVSYSTLIVDLSDVNDNPPILNLKSMSNSVAENVPPGTEVGIINVQDRDSEENGQVRCSIQQNVPFKLVASIPNHYSLVTTGELDRELVSDYNITISATDEGSPPLSSSKTLHLSVADVNDNAPIFEEESYIAHVSENNQAGSILCSVRARDPDWRQNGSVVYSLMAGEVNGVPVSSYVSVNGDTGVLHAVRSFDYEHLRTFGVGVVARDNGSPPLSSNVSVRVLVSDVNDNAPQILYPAPEGNSFMTELVPKAAQGGSVVSKVIAVDADSGQNAWLSYRIVKATEPGLFAIGLHTGEIRTQRDILETDMMKQNLVVAVKDNGEPPRSATCSMFLLLSDNLAEVPELKDISYEEKNSKLTSYLIIALASVSTFFVTFIIIVVGVRVCRRRKPRLLFDGAVAIPGGYLPPNYADVDGTMGTLRSTYNYDAYLTTGSRTSDFKFVSSYNDNTLPAEQTLKKSPSDFVDELHDSFDPLENGAFVENGWPMELCFSLCSAGIYVRRPQLLGARGAETRLGHRKHCQGSGTGGGQNGCP
- the LOC144082735 gene encoding protocadherin gamma-A11-like isoform X19 encodes the protein MENKGGTLCGYSLVFLFLFLHPSNGDMSYSVPEEMKRGSVIGNIAKDLGLNAGQLSARKARVDPEDHDVHHCGLDLNTGDLIVQERIDREGLCGKKASCVLKEQLVLENPLELHRVNIRVLDVNDNSPQFNEDSLKFEIHELAAKGARFRLGEAHDADIGENAVQSYTLQQNDHFKVNVNTKPGGRKSCEMVLDKELDREDKNEMTLLLTAFDGGSPQRSGTVLIHVTVLDANDNEPVFSQSIYKASIPENSAIDTLVITVSASDADEGLNSEITFAIDHVSDGSDDVFTLHPKTGEVRVAGVVDFEKVKSYEMQISAKDGLGLVSYSTLIVDLSDVNDNPPIINLKSMSNSVAENVPPGTEVGIINVQDRDSEENGQVRCSIQQNVPFKLVASIPNYYSLVTTGELDRELVSDYNITISATDEGSPPLSSSKTLHLSVADVNDNAPIFEEESYIAHVSENNQAGSTLCSVRARDPDWRQNGSIIYSLLAGEVNGAPVSSYVSVNGDTGVLHAVKSFDYEHLRVFQVGVVARDNGSPPLSSNVSVRVLVSDVNDNAPQILYPAPEGNSFMTELVPKAAQGGSVVSKVIAVDADSGQNAWLSYRIVKATEPGLFAIGLHTGEIRTQRDVLETDIMKQNLVVAVKDNGEPPRSATCSMFLLLSDNLAEVPELKDISYEEKNSKLTSYLIIALASVSTFFVTFIIIVVGVRFCRKKKPRLLFDGAVAIPGAYLPPNYADVDGTMGTLRSSYNYDAYLTTGSRTSDFKFVSSYNDNTLPAEQTLKKSPSDFADELHDSFDPFEQKPPQNDWRFNQGPRPGPSGPHMPYGTHIRWTPKSGTRAAGGPEVAMGTGPWPQPPTEAEQLQALMAAANVSDASGTLGPGTMGLTTRYSPQFTLQHVPDYRQNVYIPGSTATLTSNPQQQQQQQQQQQQQQAMAQQASQQALPPPQGGQPEAPKAAQTPASKKKSTKKEKK